From a region of the Epinephelus fuscoguttatus linkage group LG21, E.fuscoguttatus.final_Chr_v1 genome:
- the cngb3.1 gene encoding cyclic nucleotide-gated cation channel beta-3 yields MFSRFKKLLGAPEPPPAPAATPPPSAAPPAKEEKPPEKKDEKEEPKKEEEKKEEVKKEEEKKEEEPKKEEAKPGEKSTKECCCVLFPEPAPAAPAPAAPAPAAAPAPAPAAAPAAPANPEGAEGEEACPPTPPVVYFRNTDDTLRAVIKDIRERTEIFKEKAIDPYATSPEITPPVTPVLRKDDYMRLKEEERIAKEEAEKKKAEEAAKKAEEKKKKDEEKKLEAEKKAEEERLAEEARKKAKLLPDINFSCFDVIFHPIEIHMDNILGNTIDPFTDRRYIAWMSLVALAFNYNTWFCTARLAFPYHNETTNPFWIFCDIVSDLVNVIDIVVWQPRLQFVKAGDIIKDRALAKLHYRKSYRFKADVFSILPFDLLCLHFEFSSIYRFNRFIRIESFFEFSDRLESIMAKAYIWRVARTTGYLLFMLHLNACAFYVASIHQGLNTTSWVYDGEGSAYLRCYYFAVRSLINIGGLPEPVTTFEITFQMLNFFIGVFVFSSLIGQMRDVIGAATAGQTYFRASMDGCVAYMNTYSIPKHVQNRVRTWYNYTWAAQGMLDESELLDALPVVMKTAIAVDINLSTFQKIALFQGCDQQMLVDMLLRLKSIIYLPGDFVVKKGDIGKEMYIIKSGAVQVVGGPDNSIVFVTLKAGSVFGEISLLQSAKDGGNRRTANVKAHGFANLSVLEKKDLFDILVHYPESQKVLARKGKKLIKAKGPAPAKTNEEKPKGFALFGQKPPTPKLMKLFGNFRKAEAAKNNA; encoded by the exons ATGTTCAGCAGGTTTAAAAAGTTACTCGGTGCTCCTGAGCCTCCGCCTGCCCCGGCTGCTACCCCGCCTCCCAGTGCAGCTCCACCAGCTAAG gAGGAAAAGCCCCCCGAAAAGAAGGATGAAAAAGAGGAGccaaagaaagaggaggaaaagaaagaagaggtaaagaaagaagaagagaaaaaagaagaagagccCAAGAAGGAAGAGGCCAAACCAGGTGAGAAGTCT ACTAAAgagtgctgctgtgttttatttccagaacctgctcctgctgctcctgctcctgctgctcctgctccagctgctgctcctgctcctgctccagctgctgctcctgctgctcctgccaATCCAGAGGGGGCTGAAGG TGAAGAGGCCTGCCCTCCCACTCCACCTGTTGTCTACTTCCGTAACACAGATGACACACTCAGAGCTGTGATCAAGGACATAAGAGAGCGGACAGAGATTTTCAAAGAGAAGGCCATAGACCCGTACGCCACCTCGCCAGAAATCACCCCACCTGTCA CACCTGTTCTGAGGAAGGACGACTACATGAGACTGAAGGAGGAGGAGCGAATAGCAAAAGAAGAAGCTGAAAAAAAGAAGGCGGAAGAGGCGGCCAAAAaggcagaggagaagaagaaaaaggacgAGGAGAAAAAGCTGGAGGCCGAGAagaaagcagaggaggagaggctggcGGAGGAGGCCAGAAAGAAAGCGAAGCTCCTCCCAGACATCAACTTCTCCTGCTTTGACGTCATCTTCCATCCAATCGAGATCCACATGGATAACATCCTGGGAAACACCATAGATCCTTTCACAG ATCGTCGTTACATTGCCTGGATGTCCCTGGTGGCATTGGCATTCAACTACAACACTTGGTTTTGCACCGCCCGGTTGGCCTTTCCTTACCATAACGAAACTACAAACCCCTTCTGGATATTTTGCGACATTGTTAGTGACTTAGTGAATGTTATTGACATCGTGGTTTGGCAGCCCCGACTTCAGTTTGTCAAAGCTGGAGACATTATT AAAGACAGAGCCTTGGCTAAGTTACATTATCGGAAATCATATCGATTCAAG GCTGATGTCTTCAGCATCCTCCCCTTTGACCTTCTCTGCCTGCACTTTGAGTTCTCCTCCATATACCGATTCAACCGCTTTATCAGG ATTGAATCCTTCTTCGAGTTCAGTGATCGACTTGAGAGTATCATGGCCAAGGCCTACATCTGGAG AGTGGCTCGCACCACAGGTTACCTGCTCTTTATGCTCCATCTCAACGCCTGTGCATTTTATGTTGCCTCGATACATCAAGGTCTTAATACGACCTCGTGGGTGTATGATGGAGAGGGCTCAGC GTACCTGCGTTGTTACTACTTTGCAGTCCGCAGTCTGATCAACATCGGGGGTCTTCCAGAGCCTGTGACCACCTTTGAGATTACCTTTCAGATGTTGAACTTTTTTATTGGCGTCTTTGTGTTCTCCAGTTTGATTGGACAG ATGAGAGACGTCATaggagcagcaacagcaggtcAGACATATTTCCGGGCATCAATGGACGGCTGTGTTGCTTATATGAACACCTACTCAATCCCCAAGCATGTCCAGAACAGAGTTCGGACCTGGTACAACTACACCTGGGCAGCTCAGGGCATGCTGG ATGAGTCCGAGCTGCTGGATGCGTTGCCTGTGGTGATGAAAACCGCCATTGCTGTTGACATCAACCTGAGCACCTTCCAGAAGATTGCACTGTTTCAG GGCTGTGACCAGCAGATGTTGGTGGACATGTTGCTGAGGCTCAAGTCAATCATTTATCTACCTGGAGACTTTGTGGTGAAGAAG GGGGACATCGGCAAAGAGATGTACATCATCAAAAGCGGGGccgtgcaggtggtgggaggaCCGGACAACAGTATTGTGTTTGTCACACTAAAGGCTGGAAGCGTGTTTGGAGAAATCAG TTTACTACAGTCTGCCAAAGATGGAGGCAACAGGCGCACAGCTAACGTGAAAGCCCACGGCTTTGCTAACCTTTCTGTCCTGGAGAAGAAGGACCTGTTTGACATCCTCGTCCATTACCCAGAGTCTCAGAAAGTGCTGGCCAGGAAGGGAAA GAAACTGATCAAAGCCAAAGGCCCTGCACCAGCTAAAACCAACGAGGAAAAGCCAAAAGGTTTCGCTTTGTTTGGACAAAAACCACCAACACCCAAGTTAATGAAGCTCTTTGGCAATTTCCGCAAAGCAGAAGCTGCCAAG AACAATGCCTAG